DNA from Solanum stenotomum isolate F172 chromosome 3, ASM1918654v1, whole genome shotgun sequence:
CTAACCATTTATCGATTTTGCGAAGAGAAGATGATAGTCATTGTTtcgtgaaaaaaaaatatgaatggaCTACAAATTCTAGTATTTTTTGTTCTCAATGGAAAAAGTGAATTATCTATACtatgattaatttttaatgaaaagatTTTATCTAACAATTTtactaaaagttatttttgttatttgtgaggcataatattaatttagattgtatgctaattttacttttgatgaaaaaaaaagttttgctACTTAATTATTTACTCATTGTCTATTTTActctaatttaattattttctatgaTAGTTTTATCATGTCAAATTTATCAAAGCTTGAGTTCATGGCACTTGACATTTCTGAAAATAATTACTTGTCATGGGTACTCGATGTTGAATTCACCTTGAGGCTAAAGGCCTTAGTGCCACTATTACCAATTGTAATGCAGCGTCGAGTCAGGACAAAGCAAAGACAATGATTTTCCTTCGTCATCATATGGATGAAGGATTGAAGGTTGAATACCTTACGGTGAAAGATCCACTTGAATTGTGGACTGGTTTGAAGGAAAAGTATGACCACCTTAAGGCAACGGTATTGCCAAGGGCTCGTTATGAATGGATTCACTTGTGGTTACaagattttaaaactatatgTGAATATAATTCTGTTGTATATAAAATTACTTCCCAATTGAAATTATGTGGGGAAGATATAAAAGATGAGGACATGTTAGAAAAGACTCTCACAACTTTTCATGCCTCAAATTTGGTATTACAACAGCAATACTGTGAAAGGAGATTCAAAAAGTATTCTGAGTTGATCTCATGCCTTCTTGTGGATGAGCAACATAAtacttttttattgaaaaacCATGAGGCCCGTCCCACGGGAACTGCTCCATTACCAGAAGCAAATGAGGTTGAAGCACATGGCCAGTCTGAAAGAAGACAATAAAAATCAGGGCCAAAATAACGTGTGTGGATGTGGCAATGGCAGAGGATGATATAATAATCGTTGTGATAGTGGTCGCCACAAAAGGGAGAACAATATGGGTTCTCAAAGCAATCCTTCAAGAGGCAATTGTCATCGTTGTGGCATGAAAGGGCATAATTGGAAGAATGAATGCCGAGCAGCTGAGCATTTTGTTAGGCTTTATCAAGATTccttgaaaagaaaaggaaataaaaatggtGCATCTTCTTCTAATGCTCGGGTGGAGTCACTCTTGACTTATAAAAATGATGCAGAGGCAGGGCCttcacaaaaatatgatgacaatattgaagaaaatttggctttaagggtgtgtttggtatgaaggaaaatgttttcctagaaaatgttttccaggaaaacaagttgatttttgacttattttctcatgtttggttggtgagtagaaaagatttttagtgtttgattaatgaatgaaaaatatttttgagaaatatcttttatttttactagagtagaaaataatttttgaaattgaaaatagtttttaaaaacaaacttaaatttttttgggggggtggGGGNNNNNNNNNNNNNNNNNNNNNNNNNNNNNNNNNNNNNNNNNNNNNNNNNNNNNNNNNNNNNNNNNNNNNNNNNNNNNNNNNNNNNNNNNNNNNNNNNNNNNNNNNNNNNNNNNNNNNNNNNNNNNNNNNNNNNNNNNNNNNNNNNNNNNNNNNNNNNNNNNNNNNNNNNNNNNNNNNNNNNNNNNNNNNNNNNNNNNNNNNNNNNNNNNNNNNNNNNNNNNNNNNNNNNNNNNNNNNNNNNNNNNNNNNNNNNNNNNNNNNNNNNNNNNNNNNNNNNNNNNNNNNNNNNNNNNNNNNNNNNNNNNNNNNNNNNNNNNNNNNNNNNNNNNNNNNNNNNNNNNNNNNNNNNNNNNNNNNNNNNNNNNNNNNNNNNNNNNNNNNNNNNNNNNNNNNNNNNNNNNNNNNNNNNNNNNNNNNNNNNNNNNNNNNNNNNNNNNNNNNNNNNNNNNNNNNNNNNNNNNNNNNNNNNNNNNNNNNNNNNNNNNNNNNNNNNNNNNNNNNNNNNNNNNNNNNNNNNNNNNNNNNNNNNNNNNNNNNNNNNNNNNNNNNNNNNNNNNNNNNNNNNNNNNNNNNNNNNNNNNNNNNNNNNNNNNNNNNNNNNNNNNNNNNNNNNNNNNNNNNNNNNNNNNNNNNNNNNNNNNNNNNNNNNNNNNNNNNNNNNNNNNNNNNNNNNNNNNNNNNNNNNNNNNNNNNNNNNNNNNNNNttttttttggggggggggggggttggttGGGGGATGGTTTGAggaataaattgatttttcaacaaaaaataattgtaatttgaagttggaagagagttttggaaaatgttttccttaagtttagaaaggaagtcattttccttaaatttgaggaaaatgagttgatttggaaaacattttccaaaacatttagcccaaccaaacatgagaaaattggaaaacatttttccttcataccaaacacaccctaaaagaTGATGATTTTGGTGACCTTGATGATATTACTCATTTGGAAGTTGAAGACTTCTTCGGAGATCAAAACTAATGCTTGATCATTTGATTGGGGAAAATaattatgttgttttatttatgtgcttttaattgttatgttttccttatgttgtttttatattcagaaaaaaaaaagtaattttattttattgcaaagttgttgatttttcatatttcttatgatgtacttttattttatgaagataaataaaatttcccAATCTTCAATTGGTTCAAGATGAGTAATGGAGATATGTGTCTTCTTGATAGCGCTACAACACACACTAttttaagagaaagaaaatatttctctaatttgattatgaaaaagGTTTATGTTAATACAATATCTGGTAGTGCAAAATTAATAGAGGGCTCTGAAAGAGCGGCCTTACTACTCCCTGGGGGAAcgatattaaatattaaaaatgcaTTGTACTGTAGTAAGTATCAAAGAAACTTATTAAGTTTCAACGTTATTCGCCAAAATGGCTATCCTGAGACTGCTAATGAAGGAAAGGTTGAATACCTTTATATTACTACAGTAAAATTGGGGTAAAAATATGTGCATGAAAAATTACCCGCATTTTCTTCTAGATTATACCATACAAGTATTAGTATGGTTGAATCACATGCCATAGTAAACAAAGGGTTTACTAATCCTAATGATTTAATCATTTGGCATGATCGGTTGGGCCATTCCGGTTATAATATGATGcgcaaaattattgaaaattcaCATAGGCATACTTTGAAGAATCAGAAAATTCTTCAATCAAAGAAATTCTCTTGTGCTGCTTGTTCTCAAGGAAAGTTGGTTATTAAACCATCAGTAACTAAGGTTGGGATTAAATCACCTACATTTTTGGAACGTATACAGGGTGATATATGTGGGCCAATTCACCCTCCATGTGggtcatttaaatattatatggtctTGATAGATGCATTTACAAGATGGTCACATATGTGCTTATTATCAACTCGCAATATGGCTTTTGCGAGGTTGTTGTCTCAAATAATAAGATTAAGAGCACAATTTCCAGATTATGCAATAAAGACAATTCGTCTTGATAATACTGGTGAGTTTACATCGCAGGCCtttaatgattattgtttgtcCACTAGGATAACAATTGAACATCCAGTTGCCCATGTTCACACTCAAAATGGTCTAGCAGAATCTTTGATTAAGCGTCTACAATTGATAGCTAGACCATTGTTAATGAGGACAAAGTTGTCTGTTTCAATATGGGGGCATGTTATTTTGCATGCAGCAGCATTGGTGCGCATAAGACCAACTAGTTATCATGAATTCTCTCCATTACAGTTGGTTTTTGGTCATGAGCCAAATATTTCCCATCTTAGAATTTTTGGGTGCGCGGTATACGTTCCAATTGCCCCACCACTACGCACAAAGATGGGTCCCCAAAGAAGGTTGGGGGTGCATGTTGGGTATGAATCTCCttctattatcaaatatttggaACCTATGACAGGAGCTATATTTACGGTAAGATTTGATGATtgtcattttgataaatcaGTATACCCAACATTAGGGGGATAACATAAGCAGTTGGAAAAAGAGATAGATTGGAATTCATTATCCCTATCTCATTTAGATCCTCGAACAAATCAATGTGATCAAGAggttaaaaaaatgatttatttgcaACACGTTGCAAATCAACTGCCAGATGCATTTACTAACCTTCAAAGGGTTACTAAATCTTATATTCTAGCTGCAAATGCTCCAATTCGAGTTGATGTCCTGGTAGGACAAATTGTTAAAGCAAATGAGTCTAGACCACATTTAAAATGTGGTAGGACAATCGGTTCAAAGGATAAAAATCCTAGGAACAAATGATCATGAAGATCATATCATGAAGGAAATTGCTCAAGAAGAGCTCCGAGACATAACAAATGACAAGACCACATAAAAGGTCCAAATAActgaaaataatgagaatgGAGAAATCTCAATAAGTTATGTCTCGACGAGAAAAAGGTGGAATCGAAATAATATTATGGTGGATAATATTTTTGCTTATAATGTTATTGTTGAAATAATGCAACAAGGTGAGGATTTTGAACCAAAATCTATCAATGAATGCAGACAgagaaatgattggccaaaatgGAAGGAGGCAATTCAAGCGGAATTGACTTCACTTGAAAAACGTGAAGTTTTTAGACCAATAGTCCGAACACCTAAAGGTGTCAAGCCAGTGGGGTACAAATAGGTTTTTGTgcgaaaatgaaatgaaaaaggtGAAGTCGTAAGATATAAAGCACGACTTGTGGCACAAGATTTTTCGCAAAGGCCTGACTTATGTGGAGACATATTCTCCTGTGGTGGATACAATTACCTTCAGGTATCTAATAAATCTGGCAGTTCATGAAAAGCTTGAAATGCGTCTAATGGATGTTGTCACAACCTATTTATATGGCTGATATTTTCATGAAAGTTCCTGAAGCATTCAATGTGCTTGAAGCATATAAAAATTCGCAAGAAAATTGTTCGATAAGGCTTCAGAAATCCTTATATGGATTAAAACAATCAGGACAGATGTGGTACAATCGTCTTAGCCAATTTTTGCTAAAGAAAGGGTACAAAAATGACCCTATTTGTCCTtgtgtttttataaaaaggtCTGGATCTGATTTTGTTATAATAgttgtgtatgttgatgatttaaatATCATTGGCACTCCtaaaaagttttcaaaagttgTTAAGTGTTTAAcgaaagaatttgaaatgaaagatcttggtaagacaaaattttgtcttggcCTACAGATTTAGcatttgaaaaatggaatatTTGTCCATCAATCAACATACACAGAAAAGGTTTTAAAGTgattttacatggataaatcacatccattgagtaccccgatGGTTGTGAGATCGCTTGACATACATAAAGATCCATTTCGAcctcaagaaaatgaagaagagcTTATTGGCGATGAAACTCCATATCTTAGTGCTATTGGGGCACTAATATATCTTGCCAATAATACTCAACCAGATATCTGTTTTGCAGTAAGTTTACTGGCAAGATTCAACTCATCCCCAACAAAGAGACATTGGAATGGAGTCAAACATATATTCAGATATCTTTAGGAACCAttgatatgatattattttattctaataaaTCCAAGTCAGAAATGATTGGTTATGCAGATGCGGGATATTTGTCTGATCCACATAAAGCTCGATCTCAGATAGGCTATATTTTTACATATGGAGGCACAGTTATATCTTGGCGTTCAATGAAGCAAACATTAGCtgctacttcttcaaatcatgcagaaataaTAGCCATCCATGAAGCAAGTCGGGAGTGTGTTTGGTTGAGATCAATAACTCAACATATTCAAGAAATGTGTGGTTTTCCTATGAAAAAGGATATACCAACTACATTGTACTAAGACAATGCTGCATGTATAGCTCAGTTGAAGGGAGGATACATTAAAGGAGATAGAACAAAACACATTTCACCAAAATTCTTTTTCACTCATGATCTTGAGAAGAAAGGTGAAATAAATGTTCAACAAATTCGCTCAGCTGATAATTTGGTGGATCTGTTCACTAAAGCATTACCAACCTCAACATTTGAAAAGTTGGTATCCAAGATTGGAATGCGTCGTCTCCAAGAAATTAAATGATGTTTGCAACAGGGGGAGTAAACTACACGCTGCACTGTTTTTCCCTTGGCCTAGGTTTTATCCCAATGGGTTTTCCTGACAAGATTTTTAACGAGGTAGCAAATAAAGCGTATAacaagatatgtgtactcttttgtCCTTCACTAAGATTTTTTCCAAAAAGGTTTTTTTCTTAGTAAGGTTTAAACGAGACATATTATCTATCAATGgtcatccaagggggagtgttgtaaattattttggtggttaaatggatgacca
Protein-coding regions in this window:
- the LOC125859233 gene encoding uncharacterized protein LOC125859233; this encodes MIFLRHHMDEGLKVEYLTVKDPLELWTGLKEKYDHLKATVLPRARYEWIHLWLQDFKTICEYNSVVYKITSQLKLCGEDIKDEDMLEKTLTTFHASNLVLQQQYCERRFKKYSELISCLLVDEQHNTFLLKNHEARPTGTAPLPEANEVEAHGQSERRQ